The proteins below are encoded in one region of Planctopirus limnophila DSM 3776:
- a CDS encoding BatA domain-containing protein: MFGFDAYSFAIAGLVAAASPLLIHLFNRRRFRQVEWAAMDFLRKAIERQKRILHLRDWLLLILRMSALICLGLALARPWISGGSAWMTSLFVVAGLVGMAGMAAMAINQGFKARAIAATVSLFSLVAICGLWWSLGAGNTGGAGLASSLNPVHAILILDNSRSMGAGVISGTRWDAARKSSLEFLSSLPPGSRATVLPLAGSSDSWPTDPFRSMDDARQAIEQIRVADTIGSPRLAAELALEASRTSTDLPVKRVVIFSDLQGALWKDASLKERFEELADVQIVPCGTADSGNVHISSLAVEDGLISVETPARIIARIEAGADQTPTTVYARLLADRTEVANQVIPLLPNQQYEAEFFWSYDGQVDPERPQWVELTLEISSETPEADLLLADNRRTILAPVLTAVPIVFVDQWGEQANAAKGQIGETEALQHLLAPRSTSEFAHRPLYQVIRRRIDELDQETLAQARCVVIAGIERPGVATQLLLEYVRQGGPLLICAGGEFDPRGWMEDAWLDGEGLLPLPLETEFLGTTPEESPSQLSPFAITSESLNSELFQVEGEDPQAIKSLFESVLFFKAVKANASQESIDAILQSVQQRLAFKAGLGSGSSADQQSRLPAAQTVNWWNWRAPITPLRQELQQLAELKRTEHDQFQQKSTDLTQPSEPQSRNLLASPQQFKTQIDERLSQLARRETPQVLARYSTDNLPFLIERQVEDGRVLFCTSGITSDWNLIRLSPAMFMYHRLLTQMASQSLPQRNFEAGSRIQWLAPTTSDSLLLKRPEGSVNVVSVEALSSDVYGYIVRRPVMSGLYEFQSQGSDASANPARDESTPGDDSQTGNQSTASGTEKRAIYSVAVSAPAIESSLETLPTDELAELVSSTHVRVLAAGEKPLLTGGSNRGQSLWQLAIGLMIASLLLEMFVASRRTFSGRKGAQP; this comes from the coding sequence ATGTTCGGTTTTGATGCCTACAGTTTCGCAATCGCTGGTCTGGTCGCTGCTGCGTCGCCATTGCTGATTCATTTGTTCAATCGCCGTCGATTTCGACAGGTCGAGTGGGCAGCTATGGATTTTCTCCGCAAGGCGATCGAGCGGCAGAAAAGAATTCTGCATTTACGAGACTGGCTGCTGCTGATTCTGCGGATGAGTGCCTTGATCTGCCTCGGTCTTGCTTTGGCCAGGCCCTGGATATCTGGCGGTTCTGCCTGGATGACGAGTTTATTCGTTGTGGCTGGTCTCGTTGGGATGGCAGGCATGGCCGCCATGGCGATCAATCAGGGATTCAAGGCCCGCGCCATTGCTGCCACCGTCAGTTTGTTTTCGTTGGTCGCAATCTGCGGGTTATGGTGGAGCCTGGGAGCCGGGAACACAGGGGGCGCTGGTCTCGCCAGCTCACTGAATCCTGTGCATGCCATCCTGATACTCGATAACAGTCGGAGTATGGGAGCGGGTGTCATCAGTGGAACACGCTGGGATGCTGCCCGAAAATCGTCATTGGAGTTTTTGAGCAGTTTACCACCCGGAAGCCGTGCGACAGTCCTGCCACTAGCGGGAAGCTCTGACTCCTGGCCGACAGATCCTTTTCGCTCGATGGATGATGCCCGGCAGGCGATTGAGCAGATTCGAGTGGCCGATACGATTGGCTCACCACGTTTAGCTGCCGAACTCGCCTTAGAAGCGAGTCGAACTTCAACGGATCTGCCCGTCAAGCGGGTGGTGATCTTTTCCGATCTGCAAGGGGCTCTCTGGAAAGATGCTTCACTCAAGGAGCGTTTTGAAGAGTTAGCTGATGTGCAGATTGTTCCCTGTGGAACTGCCGATTCTGGAAATGTGCATATTTCCAGCCTGGCGGTTGAAGATGGCTTGATCAGTGTCGAGACACCGGCCCGGATCATCGCTCGAATTGAAGCGGGTGCCGATCAAACTCCCACAACGGTGTATGCCCGCTTGCTAGCCGACCGGACTGAGGTTGCCAATCAGGTCATTCCTCTATTGCCCAATCAGCAATACGAGGCTGAATTCTTCTGGAGTTACGATGGCCAGGTCGATCCAGAGCGTCCGCAATGGGTCGAATTAACACTGGAAATCTCTTCCGAAACTCCTGAAGCCGATCTACTCCTGGCAGACAATCGTCGTACGATTCTGGCTCCCGTGCTGACAGCCGTCCCGATTGTGTTTGTCGATCAATGGGGTGAACAGGCCAATGCGGCCAAAGGACAAATTGGCGAGACCGAGGCTTTACAGCATCTGCTGGCCCCCAGGTCAACTTCGGAGTTTGCACATCGTCCACTTTATCAGGTCATCCGCCGGCGTATCGATGAGCTTGATCAGGAAACTCTCGCTCAGGCTCGTTGTGTCGTGATCGCCGGGATTGAACGACCCGGTGTCGCAACACAATTACTGCTCGAATATGTCCGCCAGGGTGGCCCTCTTTTGATTTGTGCCGGCGGTGAATTCGATCCCCGTGGCTGGATGGAGGATGCCTGGCTGGATGGTGAAGGTCTGTTGCCCCTCCCTCTGGAAACTGAGTTTCTTGGAACGACGCCTGAAGAATCACCCAGCCAGCTCTCGCCATTTGCAATCACCTCAGAATCATTGAACAGCGAGTTGTTTCAGGTTGAGGGCGAAGACCCTCAAGCCATCAAATCGCTCTTTGAATCGGTTCTGTTTTTTAAAGCCGTTAAGGCCAATGCCAGTCAAGAGTCGATCGATGCCATCCTGCAGTCTGTCCAACAGCGATTGGCGTTCAAGGCCGGCCTTGGGAGTGGATCATCCGCCGATCAGCAGTCTCGCTTGCCTGCTGCGCAAACTGTGAACTGGTGGAACTGGAGAGCACCCATCACTCCACTTCGCCAGGAGCTTCAGCAGCTGGCGGAGTTAAAACGGACGGAACACGATCAATTCCAGCAGAAGTCGACGGATCTGACACAACCGTCCGAACCACAATCTCGCAACCTGTTGGCATCACCTCAGCAATTTAAAACACAAATCGATGAGCGGCTTTCTCAGTTGGCTCGGCGGGAAACGCCTCAGGTTCTCGCCAGGTACTCAACGGATAACTTGCCTTTTCTCATTGAGCGGCAAGTCGAAGATGGGCGCGTCCTCTTTTGCACCAGCGGCATTACCAGCGACTGGAACCTCATACGCCTCTCACCAGCGATGTTCATGTATCATCGACTGCTCACACAGATGGCGTCTCAATCCTTGCCACAAAGAAACTTTGAAGCTGGCTCACGCATCCAGTGGTTAGCTCCCACGACCAGCGATTCTCTGCTTCTCAAACGGCCCGAAGGATCTGTCAATGTCGTCTCCGTGGAAGCCTTGAGTTCCGATGTCTATGGCTACATCGTTCGACGGCCAGTCATGTCGGGGCTCTATGAATTTCAGTCACAAGGAAGTGATGCTTCTGCAAATCCTGCTCGTGATGAGAGCACTCCTGGCGATGATTCTCAAACGGGTAATCAATCGACCGCATCCGGGACTGAAAAGCGTGCCATTTATTCTGTCGCTGTCAGTGCCCCTGCGATCGAATCCAGTCTCGAAACCTTACCTACAGATGAACTTGCTGAGCTGGTTTCATCAACACATGTCCGTGTTCTTGCCGCAGGTGAAAAACCTTTGCTGACTGGTGGCAGCAATCGTGGCCAGAGCTTATGGCAACTGGCGATTGGATTGATGATCGCGTCTTTGCTCCTCGAAATGTTTGTTGCTTCGCGGCGAACGTTCTCCGGCAGGAAAGGAGCACAGCCATGA
- a CDS encoding vWA domain-containing protein: MMKWLGQLLGIDNLNELSGGRISFAAPWVQDNGWLLMVLLAAVAMLSGLYYLCFQGGQWSKTRGLLAAFRALVLALLVLILAEPILELKFISYPKPWLWVLLDGSESMEIADENEVEPDPSVNQASGAGDASPSSPQPLLSRSERVRQALEKDGGKAVQELAEKFRIRLFSMVDQQGVRVLSAEKKDSTPVQNSMALAGLLGSGESDEQDSVNHLLNSLKLWETKGEVSAHGAAIDDLARRYSTDHLAGLVVVSDFDQNSGPNAVSSARRLNVPVYAVGVGPTSARDLSVDLLVPPTMKKAETSTVVVTVRQRENQGETVQVKLSVQPASGETPPSLIGSQQIRLSSASLPVEFPYLPDQAGRMVFVAEVEAIPGETVVENNRVTKDVNVIDDFLRLLFVEYEPTWEWRFIKEVFHRDRLVGMRGFRTYLRSADPVVRETNDLFLPSLTLPRNEFFQTDVIFLGDMPAASLTSRFCELTREFVGQFGGGLVVMAGPRFGPGELAQTPLADMLPVVVDPDGRLDDREEFAMKLTPLASQFDFMRLGQTAEEDRRAWANLGKVPWYQPVLRVEPRSTTVLAEHPTALCADGKTHQPLIAIRKYGRGEVIYIAHNEMWRLRRLYGESYYRQFWGQLIHRLGLSHAVGNQKRFVVRTDKSRYRADEKIVVTVEAYDQNFNPLGADQIPDGRLSSELSNLETPGLEPQQLLIPALKPGVFETRLQVTQGGEHQLTIFDPIEKQSVSTSFHVASSSAERRSAVRNSALQISLATETGGKACELNELDQLAQEIRAPQFQAQQVVILPIWATWLCLGLIVTLLSLEWAIRKGVNLP, encoded by the coding sequence ATGATGAAGTGGTTGGGACAGCTTCTGGGGATCGATAATCTGAACGAACTTTCCGGCGGAAGGATCTCTTTCGCAGCTCCCTGGGTGCAGGACAATGGCTGGCTGCTCATGGTCCTGCTGGCTGCCGTTGCCATGCTGAGTGGTCTCTATTATCTCTGTTTTCAGGGTGGGCAGTGGTCGAAAACCAGAGGTTTATTGGCAGCGTTTCGTGCTCTCGTCCTGGCATTGCTGGTGCTCATTCTTGCAGAGCCGATTTTAGAACTGAAGTTTATCAGTTACCCCAAACCATGGCTCTGGGTGCTGCTGGATGGCAGTGAAAGCATGGAAATTGCTGACGAAAATGAGGTGGAACCAGATCCTTCCGTCAACCAAGCCTCAGGCGCCGGTGACGCCTCTCCCTCTTCGCCTCAGCCACTATTATCTCGATCTGAACGAGTCCGCCAGGCCTTGGAGAAGGATGGAGGAAAGGCTGTTCAGGAACTGGCTGAGAAGTTTCGTATTCGACTCTTTTCCATGGTCGATCAACAGGGTGTTCGTGTCCTGTCTGCGGAAAAGAAAGACTCAACTCCCGTCCAGAACTCCATGGCTCTCGCTGGCCTTCTGGGTTCAGGCGAAAGCGACGAACAGGACTCTGTCAACCACCTCTTGAATTCACTCAAGTTGTGGGAAACCAAAGGCGAGGTTTCTGCTCATGGAGCAGCGATTGACGATCTGGCGAGGAGATATTCGACCGATCATCTGGCGGGGCTGGTCGTCGTCAGTGACTTTGATCAGAACTCTGGCCCGAATGCCGTTTCCAGTGCCAGACGGCTCAATGTTCCTGTCTATGCCGTGGGTGTCGGGCCAACTTCAGCGAGAGATCTTTCTGTCGATTTGCTCGTTCCTCCGACGATGAAAAAGGCAGAAACGTCGACGGTCGTTGTGACAGTCAGGCAACGCGAAAACCAGGGTGAAACGGTTCAAGTGAAGTTGAGTGTGCAGCCTGCCAGTGGCGAAACTCCTCCGAGTTTGATCGGGTCACAACAGATTCGCCTTTCTTCGGCGAGTCTCCCCGTGGAGTTTCCTTACTTGCCCGATCAGGCGGGACGAATGGTCTTCGTTGCAGAAGTCGAGGCAATCCCTGGTGAAACTGTTGTCGAAAACAATCGAGTCACGAAAGACGTCAACGTTATCGATGATTTCCTTAGACTGCTGTTTGTCGAGTATGAACCCACGTGGGAGTGGCGGTTTATCAAGGAGGTCTTCCATCGAGACCGTCTCGTGGGGATGCGGGGATTTCGTACTTATCTTCGCTCGGCTGATCCTGTCGTTCGCGAGACCAATGATCTCTTTCTTCCTTCGCTCACTCTTCCTCGAAATGAGTTCTTTCAAACGGATGTGATTTTTCTCGGTGATATGCCGGCAGCCTCGCTGACCAGTCGCTTCTGCGAATTGACACGAGAATTTGTAGGTCAATTTGGAGGTGGTCTGGTCGTGATGGCCGGGCCTCGCTTTGGTCCGGGCGAACTGGCTCAAACACCCTTGGCCGACATGCTCCCCGTGGTCGTCGATCCCGATGGCCGTCTCGATGATCGCGAGGAGTTCGCGATGAAACTGACACCACTGGCCAGTCAGTTCGACTTCATGCGATTAGGACAAACGGCCGAAGAAGATCGCCGGGCGTGGGCAAATCTGGGAAAAGTGCCCTGGTATCAGCCTGTTCTGAGAGTCGAACCACGCTCGACAACGGTTTTGGCAGAACACCCCACGGCCCTGTGTGCGGATGGAAAGACCCATCAGCCTTTAATCGCTATTCGCAAATATGGCCGGGGCGAAGTGATTTACATTGCCCATAACGAAATGTGGCGGCTGCGCCGTCTCTATGGTGAGTCTTATTACCGCCAATTCTGGGGACAGCTCATTCACCGTTTAGGGCTGAGTCATGCTGTCGGTAACCAGAAACGATTCGTCGTGCGGACAGATAAATCCCGTTATCGCGCCGATGAAAAGATTGTTGTGACTGTCGAAGCCTACGATCAGAACTTCAATCCTCTTGGGGCAGATCAGATCCCTGATGGTCGATTGAGTTCCGAGTTGAGTAATCTGGAAACGCCCGGGCTGGAGCCTCAGCAGCTATTGATCCCAGCCTTGAAGCCAGGTGTCTTTGAAACGAGGCTGCAGGTCACACAAGGGGGAGAACATCAGTTAACGATCTTCGATCCCATTGAAAAACAATCAGTTTCGACCTCATTTCATGTGGCTTCTTCATCTGCCGAAAGACGTTCAGCCGTCAGGAACAGCGCACTCCAGATCTCTCTGGCGACAGAAACCGGTGGCAAAGCCTGCGAATTGAATGAACTCGATCAGCTGGCTCAAGAAATCAGAGCGCCGCAATTCCAGGCTCAACAGGTTGTGATTCTTCCGATCTGGGCTACCTGGCTTTGCCTTGGCTTGATTGTCACGTTACTCAGCCTCGAATGGGCCATTAGAAAAGGAGTGAACCTGCCATGA
- a CDS encoding AAA family ATPase, whose protein sequence is MSEIQNSDDLATVHRCEQSYNKLRDELSKVIVGQGDVIEQVLVAIFARGHALLEGVPGLAKTLLVSSLAQALHLSFKRIQFTPDLMPSDVSGTDIIQENLQTREREYRFLPGPLFANMILADEINRTPPKTQAAMLEAMQERQVSAGGKVHKLPNPFFVLATQNPLEQEGTYPLPEAQLDRFLLHIRVDYPSAADEWEVARRVTSGEMGTIEPVMTAADIVEFQKLVTRVPVSDQVLGYAWALVRGSRPNSKEAREFVNKWVNWGAGPRGVITLVTCAKARAVLYGRYHATTADVQAIARGALRHRIAPNYAAQAADINSDRLIEMLLEEIPADRKYSKPAAVAV, encoded by the coding sequence ATGAGTGAAATCCAGAACTCTGACGACCTTGCCACCGTACATCGCTGTGAGCAGTCGTATAACAAACTTCGTGATGAGCTTTCGAAGGTGATCGTGGGGCAGGGTGATGTCATTGAGCAGGTGCTGGTGGCTATCTTTGCACGCGGGCATGCCTTGCTGGAAGGGGTGCCTGGTCTTGCCAAAACCCTGCTGGTCAGTTCATTAGCCCAGGCCCTGCATCTGTCGTTTAAGCGAATTCAATTTACCCCCGATTTAATGCCCAGTGATGTCTCCGGGACAGACATCATTCAGGAAAATCTGCAGACCCGCGAGCGTGAGTATCGATTTCTGCCCGGTCCACTCTTTGCCAACATGATTCTTGCGGATGAAATCAATCGAACTCCTCCCAAAACACAGGCCGCGATGCTTGAGGCCATGCAGGAACGGCAAGTTTCTGCCGGTGGAAAAGTTCATAAGTTGCCGAATCCGTTCTTTGTCCTTGCCACTCAGAATCCACTCGAACAGGAAGGCACCTACCCTTTGCCAGAAGCACAGCTGGATCGCTTTCTGTTGCATATTCGCGTTGATTATCCGTCGGCGGCCGACGAATGGGAGGTTGCCCGAAGAGTCACCTCCGGCGAAATGGGCACTATCGAACCTGTCATGACTGCCGCCGATATTGTTGAGTTTCAGAAACTCGTTACGAGAGTTCCCGTCAGCGATCAGGTGCTGGGATATGCCTGGGCACTCGTTCGAGGTTCTCGACCCAATTCCAAAGAGGCTCGCGAGTTTGTCAACAAGTGGGTCAACTGGGGTGCCGGCCCGCGCGGTGTGATCACGTTGGTCACCTGTGCAAAAGCCAGGGCTGTCCTTTACGGTCGATATCATGCGACCACGGCTGATGTTCAGGCAATCGCACGTGGGGCTTTGCGTCATCGAATTGCACCGAACTATGCTGCTCAGGCTGCGGATATCAACAGCGATCGTTTGATCGAGATGCTGCTCGAAGAAATCCCGGCTGACCGAAAATACTCCAAACCAGCAGCCGTCGCGGTGTAG
- a CDS encoding DUF58 domain-containing protein, with product MAGSLLSRYLDAETLGRVADRTIEPRGMVLGNLAGAHKSPLCGFAVEFASHREYVLGDDVRHIDWRLYYKRDRYFIKQYEMETNFVAHLILDISASMRYGDGLEQKLAYAAQLATTLGYSIVRQNDKVSLATFDNRVRGSIPAGNSMSQIIRMARHLDECDAVDKTDMASCLSQLNSRFARREIIMIFSDFLTDVESLEPVLQRMRYNNHEVVLFHVLHHHEVAFDFTGMVKFKGLELPEEYLTQTEDVRREYLAAFNEYLENFKQMCLRNRIEHIVMDTRIPVAETLIDYLNRRSLVKAIR from the coding sequence ATGGCTGGCAGTCTGTTATCCCGCTACCTCGATGCGGAAACACTCGGTCGAGTGGCGGATCGAACCATTGAGCCGCGGGGCATGGTTCTGGGCAATCTTGCCGGTGCTCACAAGTCTCCCCTTTGTGGCTTCGCGGTTGAGTTCGCCAGTCATCGCGAGTACGTGCTTGGTGATGATGTCCGGCACATTGACTGGCGCTTGTACTACAAGAGGGATCGTTACTTCATCAAGCAGTACGAGATGGAGACGAACTTCGTCGCCCATCTGATTCTCGACATCAGTGCTTCGATGAGATATGGCGACGGACTCGAACAAAAACTCGCTTACGCAGCCCAGCTGGCAACGACTCTGGGTTATTCCATAGTCCGGCAGAACGATAAAGTCTCTTTGGCTACTTTTGACAATCGCGTCCGCGGCTCGATTCCTGCAGGAAACTCGATGTCACAAATCATACGCATGGCCCGGCATCTGGATGAATGCGATGCGGTTGACAAGACCGATATGGCCAGTTGCCTGTCGCAACTCAACAGCCGCTTTGCGCGTCGTGAAATCATCATGATCTTCAGTGATTTTTTGACAGATGTGGAATCGCTGGAACCTGTCCTGCAGCGGATGCGCTATAACAATCACGAAGTCGTGTTATTTCATGTTCTTCATCACCATGAAGTTGCTTTCGACTTCACGGGAATGGTGAAGTTCAAAGGTCTTGAACTTCCGGAGGAGTATCTCACACAGACAGAAGATGTTCGGCGTGAGTATCTGGCTGCTTTCAATGAATATCTTGAAAACTTCAAACAGATGTGCCTGCGAAATCGCATTGAACACATTGTGATGGATACAAGAATCCCTGTTGCCGAAACCTTGATCGATTACCTGAACCGCAGGTCACTGGTCAAAGCCATTCGATAG
- a CDS encoding formylmethanofuran dehydrogenase subunit C, whose product MKLTLVQQPVLTLDFSRFFAELRTGMTTADLMQLPVYEGNRLTAAREWLACEKGDHDSIEMEGDLSRCDGLGHQWSHGELVIHSHCGSFIGSEMSGGSVIIHGDCGSDCGAAMKGGQFFVYGNAGDRLGGPRDGAMAGMEGGEILVAGKTGRHTGQFMRRGLIAACGTMGAQAGHGAIAGTIATMKGFGQASGFELKRATLISMSALPIDASFNENIAHPLNAADSWRYAGLISSNYLNLLFRRLHRLYSQFDHQLTEQWLFSEQNPPMFDRYLGDQLSIGHGEWLIARQM is encoded by the coding sequence ATGAAGCTAACTCTTGTTCAACAACCAGTTCTCACATTGGATTTTTCACGATTCTTTGCTGAGTTAAGAACTGGCATGACGACAGCTGACTTGATGCAGTTGCCCGTGTACGAAGGGAATCGCCTCACCGCAGCCCGGGAATGGCTTGCTTGTGAAAAAGGTGATCATGACTCCATCGAAATGGAGGGTGACCTGAGCCGTTGTGATGGATTGGGTCATCAATGGTCGCATGGCGAGCTCGTCATCCATAGTCACTGTGGCAGTTTCATTGGCTCAGAGATGTCTGGTGGCAGCGTTATCATTCATGGTGATTGCGGATCTGACTGCGGCGCGGCCATGAAAGGTGGACAGTTTTTTGTTTATGGCAACGCAGGTGATCGATTGGGAGGGCCACGTGATGGTGCCATGGCTGGAATGGAAGGAGGAGAAATCCTGGTCGCAGGAAAGACCGGGCGTCATACAGGTCAGTTCATGCGGCGAGGCTTAATCGCGGCGTGTGGAACAATGGGAGCCCAGGCAGGCCACGGAGCGATTGCCGGTACCATCGCCACGATGAAAGGATTCGGACAGGCATCGGGGTTCGAACTCAAGCGTGCGACACTGATTTCGATGTCAGCTTTACCAATCGATGCTTCATTCAATGAGAATATTGCTCACCCGCTGAATGCTGCCGATTCGTGGCGTTATGCAGGTCTGATTTCATCGAACTATTTGAATCTGCTCTTTCGACGACTGCATCGTCTCTATTCGCAATTTGACCATCAATTGACCGAACAATGGTTGTTCAGCGAACAGAACCCGCCCATGTTTGATCGATATCTGGGTGATCAACTGTCGATTGGTCACGGTGAATGGCTGATCGCTCGCCAAATGTGA
- a CDS encoding GNAT family N-acetyltransferase, translating to MYHVIPVTELEHLEPFREAWTRLIQEDPRAQFTQSLEWLENYWKCFGHDKFLECHVVMFGDEPVGFAPLILKKVPTHWGNVRLLTWPLDSWGVGYRPIGRNITSTLFPTFRALHGSNDFDILDLRYLSDDPGMLDRCMSACRLARTPVSHTRWQRFASFSTDCYQHWATYIHRDLEIIEVSRTGQDSLQIERHRPEESTLATRQLWERVEGQFDDSLVPYLRGCVEGAAKLGMLDLAVASRGGLIEAVVIGHHHGGRYEVLAISPARSASQQAARSWLLGRILLELPEYGDDTALFREEYLSSVGNWGARVGWTSRLTNFRSPRFSTSLLKLSRQWLGAPAPAKRHTIRRVDMQQPTTPLRIHQVDAL from the coding sequence ATGTATCACGTGATTCCTGTCACCGAACTCGAACATCTGGAACCTTTTCGCGAGGCCTGGACTCGGCTGATACAGGAAGATCCCCGGGCACAGTTTACGCAGTCTCTGGAGTGGCTCGAAAATTACTGGAAATGCTTTGGCCACGATAAGTTTCTCGAATGCCACGTCGTCATGTTCGGTGACGAGCCCGTTGGGTTTGCACCGTTGATCCTGAAGAAAGTACCCACTCACTGGGGAAATGTCCGGTTATTGACATGGCCGCTGGATAGCTGGGGGGTTGGATATCGACCGATCGGCAGGAATATCACCAGCACGCTCTTCCCCACATTTCGAGCTCTCCACGGGTCAAATGATTTCGATATTCTCGACTTGCGGTATCTCTCGGATGATCCCGGGATGCTGGATCGATGTATGAGTGCTTGCCGATTGGCACGTACACCAGTCAGTCATACTCGCTGGCAAAGATTTGCCTCATTCTCAACCGATTGTTACCAACACTGGGCAACTTATATTCATCGGGATCTTGAAATCATCGAAGTCAGTCGAACGGGCCAAGATTCATTGCAAATCGAGCGGCATCGTCCGGAAGAATCTACATTGGCGACCCGTCAGCTTTGGGAACGTGTCGAGGGCCAGTTTGATGATTCACTCGTGCCCTACTTAAGAGGCTGTGTCGAGGGGGCCGCCAAGCTGGGAATGCTGGATCTCGCAGTGGCCAGTCGAGGTGGATTGATCGAGGCCGTGGTGATTGGTCATCATCATGGAGGCCGGTATGAAGTGCTGGCAATTTCTCCTGCACGATCAGCCAGCCAGCAGGCTGCCAGATCATGGCTTTTGGGAAGAATTCTGCTGGAACTTCCCGAATATGGGGACGATACGGCTCTTTTTCGAGAGGAATACCTATCAAGCGTCGGTAATTGGGGAGCCAGAGTCGGCTGGACGAGTCGTTTGACGAACTTTCGAAGTCCCCGTTTCTCGACAAGTCTGCTAAAACTCAGCCGTCAATGGCTGGGTGCTCCAGCACCCGCCAAGCGTCACACCATTCGACGTGTGGACATGCAGCAGCCGACAACGCCACTGCGTATTCATCAGGTCGATGCACTGTGA
- the purH gene encoding bifunctional phosphoribosylaminoimidazolecarboxamide formyltransferase/IMP cyclohydrolase: MVRRALISCSDKTGLVPFARRLEVLGFEILSTGGTAKTLTEGGVRVTDVSDYTQFPEMMDGRLKTLHPRVHGGLLGRPDLPGDRQSMESHGITPIELAVVNLYPFVETISKPGVLAQEAIEQIDIGGPSMVRSAAKNHAHVLIVTTPDQYDRVATALEHNSVSLEFRRELAAAAFEMTALYDRAIADYMKGLLTDYDSEGPETTFPRKLALQFQRHATLRYGENPHQQAAIYHETSPHPATLAKAEVLHGKELSFNNYLDLDAAMQIVREFSKPAVSVIKHNNPCGCAISESISEAYVQADACDPVSAFGSILGFNRTLDLATAEELCAPGRFIEAIIAPGYEPDALTMLTSAPKWRHSVRLLKSPALIDSRPRQLEYRKITGGLLVQEQDDRPEQTHEWRVVTSRTPTAIERADLEFAWAVCKHVKSNAILLAKNGASVGVGAGQMSRLDSARIACEKAADRSRGSVAASDAFFPFRDGVDQLHHAGITAIIQPGGSKRDEEVIEACNEYGIAMIFTGRRHFRH, from the coding sequence ATGGTTCGCCGCGCATTGATTTCGTGTAGTGATAAGACCGGACTTGTGCCATTTGCGCGGCGGCTGGAAGTTCTGGGATTCGAAATCCTCTCCACAGGTGGCACTGCCAAAACCCTCACTGAGGGTGGAGTCCGAGTCACGGATGTTTCAGACTACACTCAATTCCCTGAGATGATGGATGGGCGGCTCAAGACGCTGCATCCTCGGGTTCATGGTGGACTGCTCGGCCGCCCCGATCTGCCAGGCGATCGCCAGTCCATGGAAAGCCATGGGATCACTCCAATCGAACTGGCTGTGGTCAATCTTTATCCTTTTGTCGAGACCATCTCCAAGCCTGGTGTTCTCGCACAAGAGGCGATCGAGCAGATCGATATTGGCGGACCATCGATGGTCCGTTCAGCTGCCAAAAATCACGCTCACGTCCTGATTGTCACCACACCAGATCAGTATGACCGCGTGGCGACGGCGCTTGAGCACAATTCCGTATCACTCGAATTCCGCCGTGAGCTGGCCGCAGCGGCCTTCGAAATGACAGCTTTGTACGACCGGGCCATTGCCGATTACATGAAGGGGCTGCTAACGGATTACGATTCGGAAGGACCCGAAACAACCTTCCCTCGCAAGCTGGCATTGCAGTTCCAGCGCCATGCAACATTACGTTATGGCGAAAACCCTCATCAGCAGGCCGCCATCTACCACGAGACCAGCCCTCACCCAGCGACTTTGGCTAAAGCCGAGGTTCTTCACGGCAAAGAACTTTCTTTCAATAACTATCTGGATCTTGATGCAGCCATGCAGATTGTGCGGGAGTTCTCCAAGCCCGCCGTTTCGGTCATCAAGCATAATAATCCCTGTGGCTGCGCAATTTCTGAGTCCATCAGTGAAGCTTATGTGCAGGCCGATGCCTGTGACCCGGTGAGTGCGTTTGGATCGATTCTGGGATTCAACCGTACTCTCGATCTGGCTACAGCCGAGGAACTTTGTGCTCCGGGACGATTTATCGAAGCAATTATTGCCCCCGGTTATGAGCCAGATGCATTGACCATGCTCACCTCGGCACCCAAGTGGCGACACAGTGTTCGCCTCTTGAAGAGCCCGGCACTCATTGATTCACGTCCACGGCAACTCGAGTACCGCAAGATCACGGGAGGCCTGCTGGTTCAAGAGCAGGATGACCGGCCTGAACAAACTCATGAGTGGCGTGTGGTGACATCAAGAACACCCACTGCGATCGAACGGGCAGATCTGGAGTTCGCCTGGGCCGTCTGCAAACATGTGAAGAGCAATGCGATTCTGCTCGCCAAAAATGGAGCCAGTGTCGGTGTGGGAGCCGGCCAGATGAGTCGCCTCGATTCAGCCCGAATTGCCTGCGAAAAGGCAGCCGATCGATCACGAGGTTCGGTCGCGGCCTCTGATGCCTTCTTCCCATTCCGCGATGGCGTCGATCAACTGCATCATGCCGGGATTACCGCCATCATTCAGCCAGGTGGCTCCAAGCGAGATGAAGAGGTCATTGAAGCCTGCAATGAATATGGCATCGCCATGATCTTTACCGGCCGTCGTCACTTCCGCCATTAA